The genomic interval TGGGTTAACGCCTGAGTGGCGTCCGTCAGCGAAGCACACGTGTTCCCTGCAGCTCAGCATGTTCCCACCCCCCCAGGAGCCCGGCATGACTGCTCTTCTCACACTGCCTGGCTGCTGGGACACGTGAGCTCGCAGGCCATGCCTCCCACCGATGCCTTATTTTAAAGCCTTTTCCCCACCTTCAGAATCTCTAGGAATCAGTAAAGAAAGGAAGCAACTAGATCTAGGTCCAGTGAACTTTGTCCCGGATGGTTCTATAACTGTGGCTGAATCACAGATTATGGGGAACAGAAAATCTCGTCAGCAGAAGTTGCCAAGAAGGGCAGCAGCAGCCCAGGCCCCAGTTTGTTAATCTTTGCTCCCCAGTGTGGCCCACGCCAGGGTGGAGGTGGGCAGCCCTGGGCCTGTAATCCGAGCAGCGTTTGTCAGTGAAGGTGAGTGAATGCAGGCCGGTGCAGCTAGGCCCCCAATTTCCCCGGGGACAGCATGGGCTCAGCGGATTTCTAGGTCAGCAGCTTAACTCAGCAAGTCCAGAACACGTTTTGGGGGCTGGTTGCACATTGCTAGATTCCTCTCCCGCTGAGCTGTGGCCAGTGTGTGCAGCATCGCTGAAGGGTTGGGAGGAGGAGACAGGCCCCTTATCACGGGCTTCCTCTTGCTCCTACAGACCGGCTCCTGTTAATCTGTTTCTCCAGACAGCACTTTTCAGCTCCTTGCATTTGATAGCTTGTTTTGCATCTGGATTTATTCTGGCCAGAAGCCTTGTCTTGAGGCAGGTGAGCGATGATTTAGGTGAGCTGCAGTGAACTCTTAGTGGTGTTTGAACGTTGAGCCTTAGATCTTCTTGTGTGTGGTGTAGAAGAGCTAGTCGCCACCAGTCGGTGATTTACATACCAGATAAATGCTGTGGTTCATTGAATTAATGTGTTTGATAACTTTTATGATAAAGCGAGACCAGTAAATACTCTTTTTCCACCAGAGGAGAAACAAAGCGAGAAGGATGCCTTCCGTGTAGTGTCAGCCTCTTGAAGTCATCAGCTAGTCGTCTTTGTAGATATCCACAGCCCATTCTGTTCAGTCCTCCCGTCCTGAAATGAACTGCCTTTGATCTGGCGGAAATGTGGCATGCTTTTAGAATGAAGTGTTGTGATTCTTCTACATCACATAATCAACATACTATCTGGTCATCAGAAAACTTAAGTCAGCCAGGTTCCCTGTAATTAATTATTTGTAGACTACTGCTGCATGAGCCATAGTGCACAAATTGCCGGATGTCTGAGATCAAAACTGTTCAAAGGAATCACCCTAGTTTATCTTAGAAGCTGGCAGGTGTGACATGGTGCTCCTTTGCCAGGTAGTCAGCTGAATGAAGACTGTAACTTacgcattttgtttcttttctttacagaTGTGTTTCTGTCGCTGAGCACTGGCCCATCTGAAGGCGCGAGGAAAGCTCAGTGATCAGTATGTCCAAGTACAAACTGATTATGTTAAGACACGGAGAGGGTGCTTGGAACAAAGAGAACCGTTTTTGTAGCTGGGTAGACCAGAAACTTAACAGCGATGGGCTGGAGGAAGCACGGAACTGTGGGAAGCAACTCAAAGCGCTCAACTTTGAGTTTGACCTCGTGTTCACGTCCGTCCTCAATCGGTCCATCCACACAGCCTGGCTGATCCTGGAGGAGCTGGGGCAGGAGTGGGTTCCCGTGGAAAGCTCCTGGCGTCTGAATGAACGTCACTACGGGGCCTTGATTGGTCTCAATCGGGAGAAAATGGCTTTGAATCACGGTGAGGAGCAGGTGAGGCTCTGGAGAAGAAGCTACAATGTGACCCCCCCACCCATCGAGGAGTCTCACCCTTACTACCACGAAATCTACAATGACCGGAGGTATAAAGTGTGCGACGTACCTCTGGATCGACTGCCGCGGTCTGAAAGTTTGAAGGATGTTCTGGAGAGACTCCTGCCCTTTTGGAATGAAAGGATTGCTCCGGAAGTGTTAAGCGGCAAAACCATTCTGATCTCCGCTCATGGGAATAGCAGCAGGGCACTCCTGAAACATCTGGAAGGTACCACCTCTCTGCTGCTACTTATTAGAGGGTGCTCATGTTATGGTTGGGTCATAATGTAGAAAGGACATGGTTGCTGAGCTAATGGTGGACAGTTTCCGTAATCGGCTTCCCTTCTCTGTTCTCTTGTCACTCCAATCTTTGAagaatcattttgttttataaataaaacattctctgCTTTTCCATTTATATTGTCTGGAGCAGTGGTTGTCAGACTTTAGCAAGCGTCAGAATCACCTGATGGGGAGCTCAGTCTACCGCAGGTTGCTGGCCTTGCCCTAGGAGTTTCTGAACCCGGGGGCCTGGGGTTCCAGCCCAAGGATTTGCATTTCTAAGTTTGCGGGTGATTGTTAAGACTGCTAATTGGGGTTCTCCTTGTTGAGAACCCTGAACGAAAGGGCTCTGTAGCTTTGTTGTAGTAAGATGAAGGCTGGGAAGGGAAGAAATTTCTGCAGCCATGTTACTCAAAGTAAACTTACCTATTAGAGTCTTTGGAGGAAAGTGAAATGATCTAGAAACAATTGCTGCTGTGATTTCAGTCGTAGGTTTCTTCTAGAACAGTTCTTCTGTTCCACCTCTTTCCAGACCAGGCTTTGTCTTTGGGAGAAAGTTGGAGGttggggagaaaaatgaaaagatggcCTGTTGGAGATAATCAGGAGCTGCAGTGCtacttgatatattttaaatgtatcatCAAGTGGACTGTATTGTTACCTGTGTCTTAAGGAACATGAACTGAATGAACTCTTTTGGGGActtgagctcaccagtttggggcATCATTGATTGCACTGTGACATTTTCAGGGCATTTCTTGTCCCCCTTTGTCCCAGTGATCTGTTCTGCCTGGTGTTCTCCTATCTGTCCTCACCACCAGCAGATAATTTACTGATGCTAGAACACATTTCTCTAACATTTCTTTCCCATTCTCTTTACTGTTCTGTGTGGGGCTGTGAAAAATGGACGGGCTAACCTTGTGTTGAAGTAAGTGAAAGTAAGTTATTGGTAACAAAATAAAGTGACTTTTATGAGAGTTACTATAAACTTTTTAGCATGTATTTCTTTTACCCCTAATTTTTATAATGTGGCCAACCACCAAATCATTACTCATATACCTGTGTCCATTAGTTGTGCAGAAATCTAAGATCTGCAGACTTTTATTGCCTATTAAAACTGTTATTGGCTAGACATGGCGCTCAATCTGTTCGTGtctttgtgtgtatatatcttattTACCCAACTGCATAAAGGATTCTATTCTTCCTTGTTCAGAACAGTCAGATACTTGATTAAGTGACAAATAACTTCAGTTTTGGACTGTAGTACTTTATTGTTTGAAGAAGAACTGAGACTCCTCTTAGGACAACAGACTGAAACTCAGAATTTTAAAGTTTCTCCCAGAAGATGTAGCCTTTCTCACGCACCAATTTCTTGTTTTCAGAGATGGAACCTAGCTCCCTTTGTGGCCAGACACCCGTCCCTGAAGACAATGCTATCATCTCCCACAGAACGCTCTTGGCTTCCCTGTCTCAGCTGGAAATTCTCGCTCTGAGGGCACTCTCCTGCCATCTAGTACCATTAACACTCCTATCTTCAGGTTTACATTTCTTTAAGGTTATTCTGTAGCCCCAGCCATAGCTTATTCTAGTGCCCCCTCCTGTTAGTGCATCGATTAACTACTTGTTACTGTTCTTCTTTGAAGGAAATGGAATGGTGTAACAAATGGTGGTAAAGAAGACTGTCACcatgggagggatggagggagaattACCTGTGGGAGGCCAGGTTACACATAGAAAAGTTTACTTTCTATATTCGAGAGAGGTTTTGAAACCATTAATTTACTGAGAAACAATCAAATGGTagagctgctttggaaaacaacCTGGCAGTTCCTTGATAGGTTAAATATCGAGTTACCATCTGATTCAGCAGTTCTGCTCCTAGGTATATATCTGTTGGTTTCCTGCAGCTCCTGTAACCGAATACCAACAACTGGGTGACTTAAAATAACAGATATTTTCCCACAGTTTGGGGGGCTAAAAGTCCTAAAtaaaggtgttggcagggtcaTGCTCTTGCTAGTGGCTTTAGGAGAGAATCCTTTCTTGCCTCTTGTAGCTTCCGGTGGTTTGCTAGAAATCTTTGGTTCCTGGGTTTGTAGATCCGTCACTGCAACCCTCTGTCTTCATTTGGCATTCTCCCTGGAGTAGCTCTGTTTCTTGTCCAAACTTCCCCTTCTTATAAGAGCGGTAGTAATACTGGACTGGTGCCTACCCCAACGACTTCATTTTAACTTGGTTACTTCTTTTTAAAGAccctattttaaaataaggtcaCTTTCTGAGGTACTGAAGGTTAGGACTCAAGCATATCTTTTTTGGGAGTAGAGTAGATACAGTGCAACCCAGAACGATATTGAAGAGTAGTGAAAACATATAGCCACACAAGAACTTTTACACAAACCtccatagcagtattattcacagtagtcaaaatgtggaagcaaccaaaatgctCATCAGTTGGTACTTGGATGAATTAAAGgtagtatatccatacaatggaatattattcagcgacaaaaaagaaggaagtactgatatatgctacaacatagatgaaccttgggACTGTAACAATGGAAGAAGCAAATCACAAAGGATTACATTGTAGAATCCTGTATATATGAAATGTTGGGTAGAGGCAAACCTACAGAGGTAGGAAGTAGATTATTTCTGAGGTCTGGGTGGAGGTGAATGAGGTCATGGAATGAAGGGACTGCCCCTCTTGTTGGGGTAGCAGAAATGTTCtgaaattgattgtggtgatggttacccaactctgaatatactaaaaagcgAATGAATTGTGCACATTAAGTGGGTGAATTGaatggtatgtgaattatctcATTAAAGCTGCAAAAATAATTGAATCAATGGGACTGAAAGATTAAAGGAGTTGACATTGGCATAGAAAACAGTAGTTTAGGGCAAATgtataaaagtagaaatgcacGCATGGGGCACAtagaacaagaaaaaattaagacaCAGCTTTGACCATGGGGGCAGAGATGGATTTACAGGGATCGCTGAGGAATTAGCAGGCTTTAGTCCTCAGGTTTCATTTAACCTTTCTTctgaattttctctctctttttttttttttaagttggagatATGCAACTAAATTACATTTCAGAGGTGAATTAATTTGAAGCAAACTTATAATTCTTATCCCTCTTGTTATAA from Saccopteryx leptura isolate mSacLep1 chromosome 2, mSacLep1_pri_phased_curated, whole genome shotgun sequence carries:
- the BPGM gene encoding bisphosphoglycerate mutase — encoded protein: MSKYKLIMLRHGEGAWNKENRFCSWVDQKLNSDGLEEARNCGKQLKALNFEFDLVFTSVLNRSIHTAWLILEELGQEWVPVESSWRLNERHYGALIGLNREKMALNHGEEQVRLWRRSYNVTPPPIEESHPYYHEIYNDRRYKVCDVPLDRLPRSESLKDVLERLLPFWNERIAPEVLSGKTILISAHGNSSRALLKHLEGISDEDIINITLPTGVPILLELDENLRAVGPHQFLGDQEAIQAAIKKVDDQGKVKKADK